Sequence from the Sciurus carolinensis chromosome 1, mSciCar1.2, whole genome shotgun sequence genome:
TTTGGGGCCTTTTAGCTAGTCTGGTCAAGTGCCTAGGGAGACAGGATGGAGAATAGCCACTGTGCATCTAAGGTCTCAGGCTAGTTCGTAGCCCATGTTAATTACAGAACCTGAAAGACTTCAGCTCTGGGCTCCAGGAAGTCCATCCTAAGGACAAACTGAAGGCTAAATGCTAAGTGGCAACCATCACCATCCAAACACAAATATTGCTAATGCCAAAAGATAAAGCCTTTAAGGGAGGGTGTGGCCCTGCCAGTTCCCAGAGAGCCTTGCAGTTTCTGCTCTAATCCACTAGGGACAGCACAGCAGCTCTTCACTTCAGGTCCCTAGGTCCCAGCTGGAATGAGCCTACTCAGGCCGAAAGAATTTCCTTGAAGAATTCTGCTGTGAGGAAAGTAGAGTCCAGCATAAGAACTTCCTGCTCTTCCTGGTACAACCACAGCCTTGGTTCAGCTCTGTAATGAGAAGTCCCACCCACCATTCCTGTGGGAATTAGTGGCACCCTGGAAGTAGAAGGTGCAAAGCCAAGTTCTACAGATAGGGACCTGGAGGCCCAGATTTTAGAGGTGGCTCTGCCAAGCTTGTTCTTttctcatgcctcagtttcctcacatgtaAAATTAATGATTCCTCtcaaattttaaattcacttttgaaCATCTAGAATGTTCTTATCTCCTACCCCATACACAATTACAGCTATactgttagttttgttttgtttttcaagaaaatcCATGAATCCCAAGAATTTGATATTAACTTTCAAAAGAACTAGTATTTCATTCATCACAGTAGTCTACACAGTCTTAGAAAATGGTAAACTAATCTCTAGACAATGCTTGGTATACATGTGGATTTGTGGCTATATAGCTATGCATCTATTTActcacattttctaaaaatatcagtAAACCCTCATCTACGGAGTCTACTGCTTCCAAACATACCCTCAATGCTGCATATATATATCCTCACTATATCTCACCTGAAATAAACACATGAGGAGGAATGAGAAGGAAACTCACAGAGTATGAATTTCTATGGCTCTCTTGACTCCCTTGGACCCCTGAAAAATGACCCAGTATTTTAGGAAGTTGCTCTCAATCAAAATGAGGAGATGAGATTCTCCAGTGTGTTCTCCACTGACCAACCCTTGACAATTTTGCCTGCATCtaaacctttcattttttttcttcaaaggcaAAAAATGTCCCACCCTACGGAGACTGAGCGATGCATCGAGTCCCTGATTGCTGTTTTCCAGAAGTATGCTGGGAAGGATGGAAACAGCTGTACTCTCTCCAAGAGGGAGTTCCTAAGCTTCATGAATACAGAACTGGCAGCCTTCACAAAGGTACTGGTCCCAGCCCCCACACCCGAATCTGCCCACAATGTGAAATAAGACCCAGAGAGAATGGCCAGGAATGAAGGACCAGCTGGCTCCCCACATTTGTGCCTCCTTCTCACTCACTCCAATCTGGTTGGTCCATGCAGCAGCCCATACTGAGCCCCTGGACCTCAGGGTGAACTCTGCATGACTGTTAAAGAACCTTTTCTTTGAAGTAAGGCGTGTTTTAAGGATCCAAGTGTGCAAACTGCATGATATAGGGAATGGTGATTTGTTTTTTGAAATCACTTCATGTTTACATGTGTTACATATTAGAGTTGCTTGCAACACTTCAAAGAAATATTCCACTGATTTTACAAAGTTCAATAACCCCTACTTTCACAGAAAGAACCCTGGACCAGGAATGGGAAAGCCTGTGTTCAAGCCCAGATTTGCCCTGAGCCATGTCCCTTCACCTCTTTGAATCTGTTTCTGCATGTGGAAAATGGGAATATTAATAACCCCTTTTCTGTTCCTGATATTCCAGTGAGAATAAAGTGTGGTGGCATATTTGAAAGCACCTCCAGAAGTGCAATATAAAGATCTTATTATTATCTTTACAGAACCAGAAGGATCCTGGTGTCCTCGACCGCATGATGAAGAAGCTAGACCTCAACAGTGACGGACAACTAGATTTCCAAGAATTTCTTAATCTTATTGGTGGCTTAGCCGTGGCTTGCCATGAGTCCTTCTTGAAATCTCCCCATTACCAGAAGCGTATCTGAGGCCCCCACGGGCCTAGCCTCA
This genomic interval carries:
- the S100a11 gene encoding protein S100-A11 — protein: MSHPTETERCIESLIAVFQKYAGKDGNSCTLSKREFLSFMNTELAAFTKNQKDPGVLDRMMKKLDLNSDGQLDFQEFLNLIGGLAVACHESFLKSPHYQKRI